The genomic segment TGCCCGCCTCTGCAGTGAAGAGGATCGGCGCCGGCGATTTTTCGGAGGAATATCTGGAACTGCTGAAAGGGCTTCCTAGCCGGATCTGCACCGGTGTCGTGCAGTCGGAAATCAGCTATTCTCTCGCCGGTACGGGTGAGGACCTTCGTATTGAGGCGATTGCAATAAAGCAGTACCGGTCCTCGAACCTTGATCCGGAGATTTCGGCGGAAAACGGCGAATTGCTGGGCAACACCGTAATCCGGGTCGAAAATACGGGCAGTGAATTCCGCCTCCGGATCGACGAGCTCAAAATCGCGGACAACGGTGTTTCGCAAAGCGATTACTGGATTATTTCCGGAGACGCGAGGGTCATTCCGGAGCTGCTGGATATTCCGGTGGAAAAAATCACCCGCAACGGCATCGACACCTTCTATGCCACCCGCGACTATACGGAGGACGGTGTCGATTACCGTCAGGAATTTGAGTGCGTCGGCGATCCGGAATATCCGGCGCGGAAGATTGAACGGAAGTGGCAGTACCTGAATGACGGCTATGTTCTGATTTATGAGAATATGGACGGAGAAGTCAGCAAGTACGCCTATTATCCGAACGGCATGATCAAGCAGTCCGTTGATCCGATGGGGCGCGTGACGGTATATGAGTATGATTCGCAGGGGCGCACGGTGAAACAGAGCGATATATGCGGATCTTTAACCACCGTGAACTCTTTTGCATACACCGCGGCCGGAACGGAGATGACCGGGACGGTCAACGGTGTCGTCACCCGCCGGTCCCGGACCCGGAATGCGGCAGGGGAGTCTCCGGCAGAGTCGACCGTGTTCGATGAAAACGGTGTCGCTTATACGACCCGGACCTGGTATATCCTCGATCCGTTCGGGAGCCGTACGCGTGTTCCGTCGCGTCAGGTCGGATATGACGGGCAGGAGACCCGTTACGCCTATGAACTGGCGAACGGCAGCCGGATCGCCACGGTCGAGCGGGGCGTGTTCGGTCAGGACACGCTGCTGCAGGGAACCCGCTCCGTTTCCGTCGCGGACAGCCGCGGCAATCAGCTGTCCTCAGCCGACTATGCGGTCGATGCCGGGCTTGGGGTGGAGATCAAGACTGCGGAGACCGTGAATCTGACTTTCGACGCGGACGGGCGCCCGACCTCGACCCGTTATCTTGACGGTTCGATTTCGTACCGTACTTACGGTTGCTGCGGCGTGGAGTCCGAAACCGACCGTGACGGCGTGACGACGACCTATGCCTACGATGAAATGAAGCGCCTGAGCTACACGGTCCGGGACGGGATAACCACGCTGTACGGTTACGACGATGCGGGCAACCAGACCTCGGTTACGGTGAAGGGGCGTGAGAATGGAGAGATTACGACGCGGAATATCTACTCCGGCGGCCGTCTGACTGCAACCGTTGATGCGCTCGGCAATCGCACGACCCATGAGCGTTCCTGCGTATACGAAACGGACGCCGCGACCTGCACCGAGACCGTGACGAACCCGGATGGCGGGACGCAGGTCTCCATCTATGTGAATGGAGAGTTGACGGGAGTTTCCGGCACTGCGGTCCGGCCGCAGACTTACGAATACGGCCCGAACTGGCAGAAGACGCTGCCGCAGAACCAGACGGTTTATACCGACATGCTCGGACGGCAGTACCGAACCGTTTATGCGGACGGAACCGCCTCCATGCAGTACTATGACGCGAAGGGGCAGATGGTGAAAAGCGTGACTCCGGCCGGGCGCACGACGCTTTGCGAATACGATGCGCTGGGTCGCCGGACGGTGCAGGCGATCGACATGAATGCCAACGGTGAGATCGATTCCGCCGACCTTGTCACGTCGACGGCCTATGCCTATGGCACGGAGTCCGGCAAGATCGTGACGGTGACGACGACGACGCAGAGCTGCGGTGCCGAGTCGAAAGTGATCTCGATACAGAAACAGTCGGTCGACGGGCTTGAGAGCTGGAGCACGGATGCGGCCGGCCTGACCACGCACGTGAAGCTTGAGCGGCTCGGCGACGGTATGACGCGCCGGACGGTGACGAACCCGGATGGCGGCGGGAGCGTCACGATCACGCAGAACGGCCGCACGGTTTCGATGCGGAACTTCGGCTCCGATGGCGCGGACGGCAATCTGGTGGAGTACGTCTGCGATGAGTTCAACCGGGTGAGCGGGACGGTGGAGAAGAACGGGGACGCCGTCGTCAATGCGGTGACCATGACCTATGATGCTGCCGGACAAATTTTGTCGCAGACCGTCAACGGGCAGACCACCTCTTACGCCCGCGACCCTGTGACCCGGACGAAGACGACGACCCTGCCGGGCGGCCGCGTGATGGTGGAGGAATATTTCCCGGGCGGTGAGTTGAAGAAGGTCTCCGGGGCCGACACCTATACGCAGGAGTGGACCTACGATCCGGTCTGGGGGCAGAAGGCGACCCTGACCACCTACAAGGACGCTTCGACGCCGCAGGTGACGGGCTGGACCTACAACAATCGCGGCTTCAACGTAGCGAAGTCGTATCCGGACGGAACCGGTCCGTCCTACAGCTACGATGCGGACGGCAAGTTGCAGACCCGTACCTGGGCGCGCGGCGTGGTTGCGACTTATGCCTACGACGCGGCGGGGCGTGCATCCGGCGTGAGTTATTCGGACGAAACGCCTGCGATTGCTGTGAGTTACGACTTTCTCGGGCGTGCTGTGACGATAACGGACGCGTCCGGGACGAAAAATCTGACCTATAATTCCAATTCTCAGCTTGAAAACGAGACGATTCCCCATATAGTGAACTTGAGCATTCAATACGGTTATGATGCATATGGGAGGCAGACCTTGCGTCAGTTGAAACAGAATGACATGGTGCATGCTTCCGTGTCCCTCAGCTATGATTCGCGGGGTCGGACCGCGACGGTCGGCAATGGTGCCGATGTGTTGCATTACGCTTACCGTGCGGGGCGTAATCAGCTCGAAACGGCGGAGTGGAAAAATGCGCAGAACGCGGTGTTGAACAGCCGTTCCTATGCGTACGACAGCTATCACCGCCTGACCGGAATCAACCTGAACGGCACGCTGGAAGTCGGGTACACCCTGAACGACAAAGACCGGCGCACCGGGGCGGAATACGCGAACAGCGGGCTCTGGAACTTCACCTACGACGACAAGGGGCAGGTGATCAGCGCGCTCGGGAGCAGCCGGAGTTTCGCGTACGCTTATGACGGTATCGGCAACCGGACGGCCGCGACGGAGGGTGGCGAGCAGTTCAGCTATGCAAGCAATCAGTTGAACCAGTACACGGCTGTGAACGCTTCGCAGCCGACTTACGACGCGGACGGCAATCTGCTGACGACCGGAACCGGCTGGACTTACACTTGGAACGGAGAAAACCGCCTGATTGCGGCGGAGA from the Victivallis lenta genome contains:
- a CDS encoding RHS repeat-associated core domain-containing protein, with translation MHRDKDFLTDLAVRPGTSQWCVAIGGSCGSGVRHYVSVSISADMTVKALDVQSRKESWAGDRQSLLPELPEFEPDPAGHFMVRRYRAAEGDVAEKWVTVLKATPTLGHWDEDVHPGWTVYPAGSPGISVESPDYGNGYFRPSSAGCYVVSARLNYDESKNLKAQARTIALYVVDPKADLSLDTDYVELLPDGSYHVAYEPCADMPPIPVTFGGTRNLLPPGFKAVFTLKAPKNDIYELYEDEECTRKLDRRDEIAVDNESDSKTIYLKVLEPSSPEVLQDDYEMTVKYGKGNDDFQDTVQKTLHVEWSSCEGGKCGSRGGDSSVSRNTSQDKPDPAMARARGARTLSILPESRYTCQKVLGIGPNGRSGGIFTLNTVRNDRSALSREHQSWSIMPASAVKRIGAGDFSEEYLELLKGLPSRICTGVVQSEISYSLAGTGEDLRIEAIAIKQYRSSNLDPEISAENGELLGNTVIRVENTGSEFRLRIDELKIADNGVSQSDYWIISGDARVIPELLDIPVEKITRNGIDTFYATRDYTEDGVDYRQEFECVGDPEYPARKIERKWQYLNDGYVLIYENMDGEVSKYAYYPNGMIKQSVDPMGRVTVYEYDSQGRTVKQSDICGSLTTVNSFAYTAAGTEMTGTVNGVVTRRSRTRNAAGESPAESTVFDENGVAYTTRTWYILDPFGSRTRVPSRQVGYDGQETRYAYELANGSRIATVERGVFGQDTLLQGTRSVSVADSRGNQLSSADYAVDAGLGVEIKTAETVNLTFDADGRPTSTRYLDGSISYRTYGCCGVESETDRDGVTTTYAYDEMKRLSYTVRDGITTLYGYDDAGNQTSVTVKGRENGEITTRNIYSGGRLTATVDALGNRTTHERSCVYETDAATCTETVTNPDGGTQVSIYVNGELTGVSGTAVRPQTYEYGPNWQKTLPQNQTVYTDMLGRQYRTVYADGTASMQYYDAKGQMVKSVTPAGRTTLCEYDALGRRTVQAIDMNANGEIDSADLVTSTAYAYGTESGKIVTVTTTTQSCGAESKVISIQKQSVDGLESWSTDAAGLTTHVKLERLGDGMTRRTVTNPDGGGSVTITQNGRTVSMRNFGSDGADGNLVEYVCDEFNRVSGTVEKNGDAVVNAVTMTYDAAGQILSQTVNGQTTSYARDPVTRTKTTTLPGGRVMVEEYFPGGELKKVSGADTYTQEWTYDPVWGQKATLTTYKDASTPQVTGWTYNNRGFNVAKSYPDGTGPSYSYDADGKLQTRTWARGVVATYAYDAAGRASGVSYSDETPAIAVSYDFLGRAVTITDASGTKNLTYNSNSQLENETIPHIVNLSIQYGYDAYGRQTLRQLKQNDMVHASVSLSYDSRGRTATVGNGADVLHYAYRAGRNQLETAEWKNAQNAVLNSRSYAYDSYHRLTGINLNGTLEVGYTLNDKDRRTGAEYANSGLWNFTYDDKGQVISALGSSRSFAYAYDGIGNRTAATEGGEQFSYASNQLNQYTAVNASQPTYDADGNLLTTGTGWTYTWNGENRLIAAENGDTRLEFNYDCMGRRFEKKVYIANTLTKHEKFVYDGYKLTAVYDVLENNALRMTFAWQPDSVDLDVPVSMTCDGETYYYVTDGNKNVTALLDADGVRVAKYTYNPFGRILNSEGALAEINPFRFSSEYHDDETGLVYYNYRYYSPELGRWTKRDPIEEEGGVNLYAMVGNNSINKMDACGLDPKGKVFFDKYPNYDNYERDMVWDLIGGTVKKLLYGQNSCAARISVALIRANDPIPNKNREYVNTLKRGERGILGNYIVNAQKMAEHLVSHWKGRKCSPTKAYGFVSSATDIIQLRKDILDKLKSSEKGCECRTNFVAVVFSKSRQSGVSGHIGVVTESYNDYSTPFSSPSIVWILPDEKK